The Flavobacterium sp. HJ-32-4 genome contains a region encoding:
- a CDS encoding MG2 domain-containing protein: MRHVLLLLLICLPAWAQYEDRWEKVYTLEEARKIKSADAEINEILSRAVKEKREPEILRCFFYHNRFLHSLSDHAVQTILEEAAKPPVGLSAPSEALMLLIQAQILQQYYANHYWEIDGRTANHTDPGNPLTWTGQDFSDAISLRLKNSLKNRGQLQHIKADDYRQLFDFRYEDDPKKLSLLECLLREHVELRVGLTKAKKRTRPVPIALFADATQFTADSLQTGNAETDRVIARLQEIERLSPSDRNRFERLLRIENLIGDDLQFESAFDNFHTTDPAVRQEIFFRRYRKVISGKAPDRNIEGLRLLDSILSIPEKSNVYWKSVMEKKTMQNRELEVRIPSVVTAGRQSRIHLAYRNLTGVDVVVFRLNRKQTALWREFPQKHDSLGQVFSNIRVTAFRVDFVKERPDYLPHTTEVLLPSMEPGQYLFAFTPIDPSGTTNERHYSAVTASNLMPLARELNERHYVQIVHRETGKPMSGVQISNITGTSITDRDGEAVLPYSRENQVRIAQPGDTLDVDFRYSPRFYNFSSSDTSFETGARIYFDRAIYRPGQRVWYKVIVVKETLMGQEAAPQLHVLLTLENDDDTIVTKLVLTNEFGSASGYFDLPKAAPTGRYSLTVGKPTDEKDQFLPDVPEPERSFWHLASWDDENASFEVEEYKRPRFEVVMETFEEAVRLGDSVRLSGRLQAFDGSSLAKAEIRFAVHRTEEDETYDPEDDEPALVSGNLQSDAEGKFHFAFAALPHPEDGPETVYDYHVRVEATDTSGETHEASTSVTAGNRKRIIRISAPWRCDTFRKNTFTVSATNLNGGQVPTKGTVRLFRRRLVREAYMPRPWAKPDRPVIDSLTYDRLFPVEKTDEENQQLFGIDRETQDEDGELMATIPVDTALKQEWPLDLIDLYPSGDYRLVFTVEEDGREEKSSYDFRIQQHRDPFDRSELVTLTTKDVLVDAKNVVVQVASPVRDLTIRIAAFYDGQQFFQQDLVVEAGQGKVRIPLLPQFQDGVMISAETVYKGCFFVESHAVTIPREEQKIAFGTQTFRNRIAPGQREEWLFDLNEPETEVLASMYDRSLDMFTQESWKSPTKSHYINRSFAQRLAHTGQTEHLKFTQLNEWSPEPLYRQEKPGLIWFGFSINNGWFDRNAYNAMLQRKSPAPADARRVRGVVTDDTGAALSWVSVFVRGSRRATLTNLDGSFEIEAAPEETLEFVSSGMLNTQTKARKSSIEVRMKALPGQLREVVVKSYEIRRLRSKSNAAVATVSSVSFEYETSAGFFATLQSQVAGLNISTASGASGGSNAVILRGVGTIRNGSEPLYIIDGVPLSRNEFLALDPTSVSAVSTLKSASAIALYGNRASNGVIVVTTKKAVSELVSVTTRKNLSETAFFLPHLQTDKKGLLRVSFESPEALTEWNFRMLAHTKKMVSGLFLGVVRTQKDLMVAPNFPRFLRENDHITVKVRVSNLTATPKTGTIRLTLTDQETGLEQNQQTGIGDGIQSFTAPSMGTTTLSWALTVPEGLKGLRYKVVAKAGDFSDGEENLIPVLTDAMLVTESQPLWVREGSTQKITLPTLATPSNTQRPHLLTLEYTSNPAWSALQSLPYLMEFEHECSEQLFSRFYAQRLARRLLEANPKIAGVFTEWAKSDSTEVQNDDLRRLIAAETPWADDLKKESEKKKHLARLFDAARLESESSATLQKLSERQLSSGGFSWYGGEHENAFITRHIIGGFGHLLRLGALDTLNVKVKDLLDEGIAYIDEDVLVYDAPVGKGRWRNRSAGLHYLYVRSFFLYKELPNVVAQQLPALLSDVRQHWQEYTLYEKGMAALASHRWGEKDLAKSILEQLKETAVSDTTDGIHWNANVGGWSWNQLPIETQSLLIEAFAEIGKDAKTVDGMKVWLLGQRSRSHWPTTKASADAIYALLMEGRDWLSVKENTTIVAGDQRLLEQKREESKEEAGTGYMKLQWKPSEISPALSQIEIRNDSKVPGYGGIFWQYFEKMEKVQTGTPTGLSVLKELFYKPLSGPTELLKNNEIRIGDRVLVRLTVTADHDFEFVHLKDVRASCLEPVDVLSAYEWMQGAGYYKTTRDAATHYFFERLPKGVYVLEYEVKVNNAGDFSAGIATIESMYAPAFSGRSSGGRIETKE, from the coding sequence ATGAGACACGTTTTGCTTTTGCTATTAATCTGTTTACCGGCCTGGGCGCAGTATGAAGACAGGTGGGAAAAAGTATACACGCTGGAAGAAGCCAGAAAAATCAAATCAGCGGATGCGGAAATAAACGAAATTCTCTCGCGGGCGGTAAAAGAGAAGCGCGAACCGGAAATACTCCGCTGTTTTTTCTATCACAACCGCTTTCTACATTCGCTTAGTGACCACGCCGTTCAAACCATACTCGAAGAAGCTGCAAAACCACCTGTCGGACTGTCAGCGCCATCAGAGGCCCTGATGCTGCTCATCCAGGCGCAAATACTGCAACAATATTACGCCAACCATTACTGGGAAATTGACGGGCGCACCGCAAACCATACCGACCCAGGCAACCCTTTGACGTGGACGGGACAGGATTTTAGCGACGCGATCTCCTTGCGGCTTAAGAACTCACTTAAAAATCGCGGGCAACTACAGCATATCAAGGCAGATGACTATCGTCAATTGTTCGATTTCCGTTACGAGGACGATCCCAAAAAACTTTCTCTTCTGGAGTGTTTACTTCGCGAGCACGTCGAATTACGCGTCGGACTTACGAAAGCCAAAAAACGAACCCGACCTGTACCTATTGCCCTTTTCGCCGATGCAACGCAATTTACGGCCGATTCGCTGCAGACTGGCAACGCCGAAACCGACCGGGTGATTGCCCGCTTACAGGAAATTGAACGCCTTTCTCCGTCTGATCGAAACCGATTTGAACGCTTACTGAGAATCGAAAATCTGATAGGGGACGATTTACAGTTCGAAAGCGCGTTCGACAACTTCCATACAACCGATCCGGCTGTGCGCCAGGAAATCTTCTTTCGGCGATACCGCAAAGTGATTTCAGGCAAAGCACCAGATCGAAATATAGAGGGGTTGAGGCTTCTTGACAGCATTCTGTCCATCCCTGAAAAATCAAATGTGTATTGGAAATCCGTCATGGAAAAAAAGACCATGCAGAATCGGGAATTAGAAGTGCGAATCCCTTCCGTGGTTACGGCAGGACGGCAAAGTCGAATACATCTCGCCTACCGGAACCTCACCGGAGTGGATGTGGTCGTTTTTCGGTTGAACAGAAAACAAACTGCGCTTTGGCGTGAATTCCCGCAAAAACACGATAGCCTCGGCCAGGTATTTTCTAACATCCGGGTAACGGCATTTCGCGTCGACTTCGTGAAAGAGCGCCCGGATTACCTACCCCATACCACCGAAGTTCTTTTGCCTTCGATGGAGCCAGGTCAATACCTGTTTGCCTTCACCCCCATTGACCCCAGCGGAACGACAAACGAGCGTCACTATTCTGCCGTAACGGCATCGAACCTGATGCCCTTGGCACGTGAGCTGAACGAGCGCCATTATGTTCAGATAGTGCATCGCGAGACAGGAAAGCCGATGTCAGGTGTACAGATATCAAATATCACGGGCACCTCTATTACGGACCGCGACGGGGAAGCCGTTTTACCCTATTCAAGGGAAAACCAGGTTCGTATTGCGCAACCTGGCGATACGCTGGATGTCGATTTCCGCTATTCACCGCGCTTTTACAACTTTTCGTCCTCTGACACCTCTTTTGAAACGGGTGCCCGGATCTATTTCGACCGCGCCATCTATCGACCTGGCCAGCGCGTCTGGTATAAGGTTATTGTGGTGAAGGAAACCCTTATGGGGCAGGAGGCCGCACCGCAGCTACACGTTTTGCTGACACTCGAAAACGACGACGACACCATCGTGACGAAATTGGTGCTGACAAATGAATTTGGATCTGCTTCGGGCTATTTTGACCTTCCTAAAGCAGCGCCCACCGGGCGTTATAGTCTAACAGTCGGGAAGCCGACAGATGAGAAAGATCAATTTCTTCCCGACGTTCCCGAACCAGAACGTTCGTTTTGGCATCTTGCCTCGTGGGATGATGAAAATGCTTCCTTCGAGGTAGAAGAATACAAGCGTCCCCGATTCGAGGTGGTGATGGAGACGTTCGAAGAAGCAGTGCGGCTGGGCGATTCGGTGCGGCTCTCCGGTCGTCTGCAGGCATTTGACGGAAGCAGCCTGGCCAAGGCAGAGATACGTTTTGCGGTGCATCGAACCGAAGAAGACGAGACGTACGATCCTGAGGATGACGAACCCGCACTTGTTTCGGGCAACTTACAATCCGATGCGGAAGGGAAGTTTCATTTTGCCTTCGCGGCGTTACCGCATCCGGAGGACGGCCCCGAAACCGTCTACGACTATCATGTGCGGGTCGAAGCTACCGATACCTCAGGAGAAACACATGAGGCTTCGACATCGGTGACCGCCGGAAACCGAAAGCGGATCATACGCATATCTGCCCCCTGGCGATGTGATACGTTTCGAAAAAATACGTTTACGGTTTCGGCGACCAACCTCAATGGCGGACAGGTTCCGACGAAAGGAACGGTGCGGTTGTTTCGTCGTCGTCTGGTTCGGGAGGCCTATATGCCCCGACCCTGGGCAAAACCCGACCGACCGGTAATCGACTCACTTACGTACGATCGACTCTTTCCGGTTGAAAAAACAGACGAAGAAAATCAGCAGTTGTTTGGAATAGACCGTGAGACTCAGGATGAAGATGGAGAGTTGATGGCCACAATCCCTGTCGACACTGCACTCAAACAAGAATGGCCGCTTGACCTTATTGACCTCTACCCGAGCGGAGACTATAGACTGGTTTTCACTGTCGAAGAAGACGGAAGGGAAGAAAAAAGCAGTTACGACTTCCGTATACAGCAGCATCGCGATCCTTTTGACCGAAGCGAACTTGTAACGCTAACAACAAAAGATGTTTTGGTGGACGCTAAGAACGTAGTGGTACAGGTGGCGTCGCCAGTGCGCGATCTTACCATCCGTATTGCGGCTTTTTACGACGGACAGCAGTTCTTTCAGCAGGATTTGGTAGTGGAGGCGGGCCAGGGAAAAGTGCGGATACCCCTCCTTCCACAATTTCAGGACGGCGTTATGATCTCGGCGGAAACCGTTTACAAAGGCTGTTTCTTTGTCGAAAGCCATGCCGTAACGATTCCCAGAGAGGAACAAAAGATCGCGTTTGGCACCCAAACCTTCCGCAACCGAATTGCGCCCGGCCAACGAGAAGAATGGTTATTTGACCTAAACGAACCCGAAACCGAAGTTCTGGCGTCGATGTACGACCGTTCACTGGATATGTTTACCCAAGAATCATGGAAATCGCCTACCAAAAGTCACTATATCAACCGCAGTTTCGCACAGCGTCTGGCGCACACAGGACAAACAGAGCACTTAAAATTCACGCAGTTGAATGAATGGTCGCCCGAACCCCTTTACCGTCAGGAAAAGCCCGGACTGATCTGGTTTGGATTTTCCATCAATAATGGGTGGTTCGACCGAAATGCCTACAATGCCATGCTGCAGCGCAAATCGCCTGCCCCCGCTGATGCGCGGCGAGTACGGGGTGTGGTGACGGATGATACCGGAGCCGCTCTCAGTTGGGTCTCGGTATTTGTGAGGGGAAGCAGGCGTGCCACACTGACGAATCTCGATGGCTCCTTTGAAATCGAAGCGGCACCGGAAGAAACACTGGAATTCGTCTCTTCAGGCATGCTCAACACCCAAACCAAAGCGCGAAAGAGTTCTATAGAAGTGCGGATGAAGGCGCTGCCCGGCCAATTGAGGGAAGTGGTAGTGAAAAGTTATGAGATAAGACGGCTAAGAAGTAAGTCGAACGCCGCCGTTGCAACCGTTTCATCCGTTTCGTTTGAGTATGAAACGTCGGCGGGATTCTTTGCCACCTTACAAAGTCAGGTCGCAGGACTGAACATCTCCACTGCGTCCGGCGCGTCCGGCGGATCAAACGCGGTGATCCTTCGCGGTGTGGGCACCATCCGAAATGGTTCGGAGCCGCTCTACATTATTGATGGTGTTCCCCTTTCAAGAAACGAATTCCTTGCCTTGGATCCCACTTCGGTTTCTGCCGTATCTACCCTAAAAAGTGCCAGCGCAATCGCGCTATATGGTAATCGCGCCTCGAACGGGGTCATCGTGGTGACCACTAAGAAAGCCGTATCAGAACTGGTTTCGGTGACAACACGTAAAAACTTATCGGAAACTGCCTTCTTTCTTCCGCATCTGCAGACCGACAAGAAGGGACTGCTACGCGTGTCCTTTGAGAGTCCGGAAGCGTTGACAGAATGGAACTTCCGCATGCTCGCCCATACCAAAAAAATGGTGTCAGGCTTGTTCCTGGGTGTCGTACGAACACAAAAAGACCTCATGGTAGCGCCGAATTTCCCCCGTTTTCTCCGCGAGAACGATCATATAACCGTAAAAGTGCGCGTCTCAAACCTTACCGCGACTCCGAAAACGGGAACCATCCGCCTGACCCTGACCGACCAGGAAACCGGCCTCGAGCAAAATCAACAGACGGGAATTGGCGATGGGATCCAATCTTTTACAGCACCGTCTATGGGCACTACGACCTTGTCATGGGCGTTAACCGTACCAGAAGGATTAAAAGGCCTGCGGTATAAAGTAGTAGCGAAAGCCGGGGACTTCTCCGACGGTGAGGAAAACCTTATTCCCGTCCTGACCGACGCGATGCTGGTAACCGAAAGCCAACCCCTTTGGGTACGGGAGGGTAGCACCCAGAAGATCACACTGCCTACCCTGGCTACACCCTCTAACACCCAGCGTCCGCACCTGCTCACGCTGGAATATACCTCAAACCCGGCCTGGAGTGCCCTGCAATCACTGCCCTACCTCATGGAGTTCGAGCACGAATGCTCGGAACAACTTTTCAGTCGGTTTTATGCACAGCGACTCGCCCGGCGCCTCCTTGAAGCAAATCCAAAAATCGCGGGGGTGTTTACCGAATGGGCAAAAAGCGACAGTACCGAGGTACAAAATGACGACCTCCGTCGCTTGATTGCAGCTGAAACACCCTGGGCCGACGACCTGAAAAAGGAAAGCGAAAAGAAAAAACATCTTGCCCGTCTTTTTGACGCCGCGCGACTAGAATCGGAATCATCGGCTACACTTCAAAAACTCAGCGAACGCCAATTGTCCTCCGGCGGATTTAGCTGGTATGGAGGCGAACACGAGAACGCGTTCATTACGCGTCATATCATAGGGGGCTTCGGCCATCTACTGCGTCTTGGCGCACTTGATACGCTCAATGTAAAAGTAAAGGACCTTCTGGATGAGGGAATCGCCTATATCGATGAGGATGTGCTGGTGTACGACGCCCCCGTTGGCAAAGGGCGCTGGCGGAACCGCTCGGCGGGGCTTCATTACCTGTATGTGCGTAGCTTCTTTCTTTACAAGGAACTTCCTAATGTAGTGGCACAACAGTTACCCGCCTTATTGTCGGACGTGCGGCAGCATTGGCAAGAGTATACCCTCTATGAAAAAGGAATGGCAGCACTTGCCTCCCATCGATGGGGTGAAAAAGACCTCGCAAAGTCTATTTTGGAACAATTGAAAGAAACCGCGGTAAGCGACACCACAGACGGTATCCATTGGAATGCCAACGTGGGTGGGTGGAGTTGGAACCAGTTGCCTATTGAGACGCAGTCGCTGCTTATTGAAGCGTTTGCCGAAATCGGGAAGGATGCAAAAACCGTCGATGGCATGAAAGTCTGGCTTCTGGGCCAGCGAAGCCGAAGCCATTGGCCAACCACAAAGGCATCAGCTGACGCCATTTATGCGCTGCTCATGGAAGGTCGTGATTGGCTGAGCGTCAAAGAGAATACAACTATTGTAGCCGGTGATCAACGCCTACTTGAACAAAAAAGGGAAGAGAGTAAAGAGGAAGCAGGAACCGGTTATATGAAGCTTCAGTGGAAACCTTCTGAGATCTCACCCGCACTTTCGCAGATTGAAATTAGGAACGATTCCAAAGTGCCGGGCTATGGGGGCATCTTCTGGCAGTATTTTGAAAAAATGGAGAAGGTCCAAACTGGCACACCCACCGGGCTCTCAGTGCTGAAGGAACTGTTTTACAAACCACTGTCCGGCCCGACGGAGCTACTGAAAAACAACGAAATCAGAATCGGCGACCGCGTATTGGTTCGACTTACGGTTACCGCTGACCATGACTTTGAATTCGTGCACCTCAAAGACGTCCGGGCATCATGCCTGGAACCTGTCGATGTGTTGTCAGCCTACGAATGGATGCAGGGAGCCGGTTACTACAAAACCACCCGCGACGCCGCCACCCACTATTTCTTTGAACGCCTGCCCAAAGGCGTTTACGTACTGGAATATGAGGTGAAGGTGAACAATGCCGGGGATTTCTCGGCGGGTATCGCGACGATAGAAAGTATGTATGCACCGGCCTTCTCCGGGCGGTCATCAGGAGGCCGTATCGAAACAAAGGAGTAG
- the obgE gene encoding GTPase ObgE — MTEGNFVDYTKIYVASGKGGRGSSHLHREKFIEKGGPDGGDGGRGGHVILQGSKNLWTLFHLKFLRHVKAGHGGDGGSSRSTGHDGEDKIVEVPLGTVVKDAETHEILFEITEDGEQKILASGGKGGLGNWHFRSSTNQTPRYAQPGLPGEEKDIILELKVLADVGLVGFPNAGKSTLLSVLTSAKPKIADYPFTTLKPNLGIVAYRDFQSFVIADIPGIIEGAAEGKGLGHYFLRHIERNSTLLFLIPADSPDIAAEYDILLNELDKYNPELLDKDRLIAISKCDMLDDELIAEMRRDLDNAFAGTPYMFISSVSELGLTQLKDRLWSMLNPVGH, encoded by the coding sequence ATGACCGAGGGAAATTTCGTCGACTACACCAAAATTTACGTAGCGTCCGGCAAAGGAGGCCGCGGCTCTTCGCATTTACACCGCGAGAAATTCATCGAGAAAGGCGGTCCTGACGGGGGCGACGGCGGCCGTGGCGGCCACGTCATCCTGCAGGGAAGCAAGAACCTATGGACGCTCTTCCACCTCAAATTCCTCCGACACGTAAAGGCCGGACACGGCGGTGACGGGGGTAGCTCCCGAAGCACGGGGCATGATGGCGAAGATAAAATCGTCGAGGTGCCGCTCGGGACGGTTGTAAAAGACGCCGAAACCCACGAAATCCTGTTTGAGATCACCGAAGACGGCGAGCAAAAGATCCTGGCATCAGGCGGCAAAGGTGGACTCGGGAACTGGCATTTCCGCTCGTCGACCAACCAAACGCCGCGTTACGCCCAGCCCGGACTGCCGGGCGAGGAGAAAGACATTATACTCGAACTCAAAGTACTCGCGGATGTAGGACTGGTGGGCTTTCCGAACGCCGGTAAGTCGACCTTGCTGTCGGTACTCACCTCAGCCAAACCGAAGATTGCCGATTATCCGTTTACGACGCTGAAACCCAATCTGGGTATCGTCGCCTATCGCGATTTCCAGTCGTTCGTCATCGCCGATATTCCCGGTATCATCGAAGGAGCGGCAGAAGGCAAAGGACTCGGGCATTATTTCCTCCGCCATATCGAACGCAACTCAACGCTGTTGTTCCTCATTCCGGCCGATTCACCTGATATCGCCGCCGAATACGACATCCTGCTGAATGAACTCGACAAATACAATCCGGAGTTACTCGACAAAGACCGCCTGATCGCTATCTCTAAATGCGACATGCTCGACGACGAACTGATAGCCGAAATGCGCCGCGATCTCGACAACGCGTTTGCGGGTACACCGTATATGTTCATTTCGTCGGTGTCGGAGTTGGGACTGACCCAGTTGAAAGACCGACTGTGGTCGATGCTAAACCCCGTCGGGCACTAG
- a CDS encoding four helix bundle protein, with amino-acid sequence MDFRDLLAYQKAYELAMELFEISKGLPTEERYSLIDQVRRSSRSTCANLAEAYRRRRYPNHFISKLTDSDSENAETAVWIDFSFSCGYIGAELRDALLFRSEEVGKLLAYMIQNPTKFGAKAN; translated from the coding sequence ATGGATTTCAGGGACTTACTAGCTTACCAAAAGGCCTATGAACTAGCTATGGAGCTATTCGAAATTTCAAAAGGACTCCCGACAGAAGAACGATATTCCCTAATAGACCAGGTGCGACGGTCATCTCGAAGCACCTGTGCGAACCTTGCCGAGGCCTATCGCAGGCGACGTTATCCCAATCACTTCATAAGTAAACTCACCGACAGCGACAGCGAAAACGCAGAGACAGCTGTTTGGATTGACTTCTCATTTTCCTGTGGATACATAGGGGCTGAGCTTCGGGACGCACTTCTTTTCCGGTCGGAAGAAGTGGGAAAGCTGTTGGCCTATATGATTCAAAATCCGACGAAGTTTGGCGCAAAGGCCAATTAG
- a CDS encoding S46 family peptidase, with protein MKKITLFILLALSAFPMRADEGMWFLMFIERLNHRDMEKMGLQLTAEEIYSINHHSLKDAIVQFNGGCTAELISKDGLVLTNHHCGYDAIAELSSPEHNYLKDGYWAPNKNGEMKPSSLFVRFFVRMDDVSKRILSKVNDNMSEADRAKAIADEMKVIEKENNEGGKYTVVVRSFFQGNEFYYFVYQDYKDVRLVGTPPESVGKYGGDTDNWEWPRHTGDFSMFRIYADKDGNPADYSPNNVPLHPKHYLPVNLNGVKEGDFAMILGYPGRTNRWMPAGGIEQNVKFAYPAWVEGAKTGMDNMKKYMEKDEKVNLQYASKYASTANYWKNRQGMIDALSKFGTAKAKAAQEAKFDKWANKPANKAKYGNVIRDINAWYALTNEKARHDNYLQQLLRTTSFGTVSRVFGKQLEAYANADATARAGMRPDLEEMIKGFFSEVYLPAEKDIMAAQLKLYSTKATGYAIAPMVDKIGKENNGDFTKYVNAIYDLSILTSEAKMMAFLDAPDAALVTNDPVYKLSNDLLTHLASKSDAIAKAQNDYEKAFRNLVAGLRESKLNPIQYPDANSTLRLTYGKVRALPADKRNDAKINNYTTLEGMVKKYKKGDAEFDLPQAMLDIYKAKDYGRYADKAGYMPVNFLTDNDITGGNSGSPVLNGKGELIGLAFDGNIEAMAGDVIFDKNLQRTINVDIRYVLWLIDKFSGAKHIVDEMTIVK; from the coding sequence ATGAAAAAAATAACGTTATTCATCCTCCTGGCGTTATCGGCATTCCCAATGCGGGCCGACGAGGGGATGTGGTTCCTGATGTTCATCGAACGTCTCAACCACCGCGACATGGAAAAAATGGGCCTTCAGTTGACCGCTGAAGAAATCTACAGTATCAACCACCACAGCCTCAAAGATGCCATCGTGCAGTTCAACGGCGGTTGTACGGCCGAGCTGATCTCAAAAGACGGTCTCGTGCTCACCAACCACCACTGTGGATACGACGCCATCGCCGAATTGTCGTCGCCTGAGCACAACTACCTGAAAGACGGGTATTGGGCACCCAATAAAAACGGCGAGATGAAACCATCAAGCCTGTTCGTGCGCTTCTTCGTGCGGATGGACGACGTGTCGAAACGCATCCTTTCTAAAGTCAACGACAATATGTCGGAAGCCGATCGCGCCAAAGCCATCGCCGACGAAATGAAAGTCATCGAAAAAGAAAACAACGAAGGCGGCAAATATACCGTCGTCGTGCGTTCGTTCTTCCAGGGCAACGAATTTTACTACTTCGTGTACCAGGATTACAAAGACGTACGCCTCGTAGGAACACCACCTGAAAGCGTCGGTAAATACGGTGGCGACACCGACAACTGGGAATGGCCACGCCACACCGGCGACTTCTCGATGTTCCGTATCTACGCCGATAAAGACGGCAACCCGGCCGATTATTCACCCAACAACGTTCCGTTACATCCGAAGCACTACCTTCCGGTCAACCTGAATGGGGTGAAAGAAGGCGATTTCGCCATGATCCTCGGCTATCCGGGCCGTACCAACCGCTGGATGCCGGCAGGCGGGATCGAGCAGAACGTCAAATTTGCCTACCCAGCTTGGGTGGAAGGAGCCAAAACCGGCATGGACAACATGAAGAAGTATATGGAGAAAGACGAAAAAGTCAACCTTCAGTACGCTTCAAAATACGCTTCAACCGCCAACTACTGGAAAAACCGGCAGGGTATGATCGATGCCCTTAGCAAATTCGGCACCGCCAAAGCCAAGGCAGCACAGGAAGCAAAATTTGACAAATGGGCCAACAAACCGGCCAACAAAGCCAAATACGGCAACGTCATCCGGGATATCAATGCTTGGTATGCACTGACAAACGAGAAGGCCCGTCACGACAACTACCTGCAACAATTGCTGCGTACGACGTCTTTCGGTACCGTTTCCCGCGTATTCGGCAAACAGCTCGAAGCCTACGCCAATGCCGATGCCACAGCCCGCGCCGGCATGCGTCCGGATCTGGAAGAGATGATCAAAGGTTTCTTCTCAGAAGTGTACCTGCCGGCTGAAAAAGACATCATGGCCGCACAACTGAAACTCTATTCAACAAAAGCGACCGGATACGCCATCGCACCGATGGTCGACAAGATTGGTAAGGAAAACAATGGTGATTTCACGAAGTATGTAAACGCGATCTACGACCTGAGTATCCTGACGTCGGAAGCCAAGATGATGGCCTTCCTGGATGCTCCCGATGCCGCCCTTGTAACCAACGATCCGGTGTATAAACTGTCAAACGACCTGCTCACGCACCTGGCGTCGAAGTCGGATGCCATCGCGAAAGCGCAGAACGACTATGAAAAAGCGTTCCGCAACCTGGTAGCCGGACTCCGTGAATCAAAACTCAACCCGATCCAGTATCCCGACGCAAACTCGACCCTGCGCCTGACGTATGGTAAAGTGCGTGCCCTTCCGGCCGACAAGCGCAACGATGCCAAGATCAACAACTACACCACCCTCGAAGGCATGGTGAAGAAATACAAAAAGGGCGATGCCGAATTCGACCTGCCACAGGCGATGCTTGACATCTACAAAGCAAAAGACTATGGCCGTTACGCCGACAAAGCCGGGTATATGCCAGTCAACTTCCTGACCGACAATGACATCACCGGAGGTAACTCAGGCTCACCGGTATTGAACGGCAAAGGCGAACTCATCGGCCTTGCCTTCGACGGCAACATCGAAGCCATGGCAGGTGACGTCATCTTCGACAAGAACCTACAGCGCACCATCAACGTCGATATCCGCTACGTACTCTGGCTGATCGACAAGTTCAGCGGCGCGAAGCACATCGTCGACGAGATGACGATCGTGAAGTAA